DNA from Geobacillus vulcani PSS1:
TTCTTTCGTTGATCTGAGTTACTTTCCTTATACCCGAATAATATATTTGTGCAGCTGCGTTTTATTTACGATCGATGCTCATTTTGTTAGACTAAACGATAGACAGCGATGCCAAACGTAGGGAGTGAGCGAAGCGAATGATCACGATGAAAGACATCATCAAAGAGGGGCATCCGACATTGCGGAAATCGCCGAACCCGTTCCCCTTCCCCCTTCGGAAGAGGATAAACGCATTTTGCAAAGCCTTCTTGACTACGTCAAGATGAGCCAAGATCCAGAGCTGGCCGCCAAATACGGCCTTCGGCCCGGCATCGGTCTTGCCGCCCGCAAATCAACGTCTCGAAGCGGATGATCGCCGTCCATGTCACCGATGAAAATGGAACGCTGTACAGCTACGCCTTGTTCAACCCAAAAATCGTCAGCCATTCGGTGCAACATGTTACTTGACGACCGGGGAAGGATGTCTGTCAGTCGACGCGACGTGCCGGGTATGTGCCGCGCTATGCCCGCATCACTGTCACCGGGACGACGATCGACGCGAAGAAGTCACACTGCGCTTGAAAGGGTTGCCGGCCATCGTCTTCCAACATGAAATCGATCACTTAAACGGCATTATGTTCTATGACCGCATCAACCCCGATGACCCGTTTCAAGTGCCGGACGGGGCGATTCCGATCGGGCGCTAAAAGCCCCTGTAAATGGGCGAGCGGCCCAGCCGAAAAGGCCAAGGCCGCTTTTCATCGGATGAGCTGCAGCTGTTTCAATCCGTACCAAATGCCTTCCTTATCGACCGGCTTCGTAACGAAGTCGGCGACCCTTTTCACTTCCTCATGGGCGTTGCCCATCGCCACCCCGGTTCCGACGAACGAGAGCATTTCAATGTCATTCAATCCGTCGCCGAACGCGTACACATCCTTCGCATCGATCCCGAGCTTTTCGATCATTATGCGGATGCCTTCCGCCTTCGAGCCCCCTGCCGGCAACACATCGGTCCGAGACGTCGTGCCAACGGACGAAGCGAAATTCGGGATAGTTGCGCACATACCGTTCTTCTTCCTCAGCGCGGCAAAACAGAAGCGCTTGGTAAATGTCCTTGTTCTCATAATAAAGAGGGTCGATAGGCGGGTGGGCGAATTTTAGGCTCGCCATGCTGACGTGGATGTGCGGATGGTCATCGACGCTGGCCCGCATTTCATCGGCGTTCATAAATACGAGAGGATGTCCGTGGCGATGGGCATCCTCGGTCAGCGCTCTCACTTTCTCACGCGAAAGCGGCTGTTTGTATAGCACATTCCCTTCAAAAACGACGTACTGACCGTTGAAGCTGACGAACGAATCAATGCCAAGCTGTTTGCGCACGTGCTCAAACATAAACGGAGCGCGTCCGGTGGCGATGGCGACATAAACGCCCGACTGCTTCAGGCGGCGAACCGCTTCGATCGTTGACAGCGGCAGTTGCTTTTGCTCATCAAGCAGCGTGCCGTCGATGTCGAAAAAGACGATTTTTCTGCCCACGTTCACTTTCCCCTTGTTGAAAAGTTGTTCATTGTTTACCGTACTGAAAAACGCCCGGAATGTCAACCAAGAGGCACGATCTGTTCCATTTTTACCCATGAAAAACAAGCCTCGGCCTACATATCATATATAATAGAACATTTACTTTCGCCGCAAAATGAGTACAATAAAAGGTAAGGAGTGATGAAACATGTTGAAAAAGCTGAAAAAAAAGCTGCTTCAACAGTGGAAAGACCTGCTCCGGAAAAAATTGATCGCCTGACCGTTACAACAACAGCCCTTCCATTCGAAGGGCTTCTTTCCCACTTTAGCGAATAAAGCGGGCCACATTCGTCAAAGATGATGCATATCGTCGGCACATCTTACGCCTGTTTTTGCTTTTGGCAACAAAACACATGAAAAGAAAGTTACATTCTTATATAATAGATAGAGCAACTATTGTACGATAAGGAGAGATTTCACGATGATTTTCAAAGTGTTTTACCAAGAAAACGCAGACGAGGTGCCTGTGAGAGAAAAAACGAAAACACTCTACATCGAAGCAGAATCAGAGCGGGATGTACGCCGAAAACTCGAAGATCGTCCGATCAATATTGAGTATATTCAGCCGTTAGAGGGAGCGCATCTAGAATACGAAAAGAAAAGCCGAACTTTCAAGTATTGGAGATTTCATCATGAAGCTGTTAGCTGACCAGCAAGTTGGCATTTTTGCCCTCGGCGGACTGGGTGAAATCGGAAAAAATACATACGGCGTACAATTCCAAGACGAAATCATTGTCATTGACGCAGGCATTAAGTTTCCGGAAGATGAGTTGCTCGGGATCGACTATGTCATTCCAGACTACTCCTATTTAGTGAAGCACGCGGACAAAGTGAAAGGACTGTTCATCACCCACGGGCACGAAGACCATATCGGTGGCATTCCGTATTTGCTCCGGCAGCTGAACATCCCGATTTACGGCGGCAAATTGGCGCTTGGACTGATTCGCAACAAACTTGAGGAACATGGCTTGTTGCGCCAAGCAAAGCTCATTGAAATTCGCGAAGACGATGTCATTCGCTTCCAAAAAACGGCCGTTACCTTTTTCCGGACGACACACAGCATTCCGGACAGCTACGGCATTGTCGTCAAAACGCCGGTTGGTCAAATCGTCCATACCGGGGATTTTAAATTCGACTTTTACGCCGGTCGGCGAGCCGGCCAATTTGACAAAAATGGCCGAAATTGGGAAAGAAGGCGTTCTTTGCCTCATGTCGGACAGCACGAACAGCGAGATTCCACATTTTACGATGTCGGAGCGGCGCGTCGGCGAAAGTATTCACGACATTTTCCGCAAGGTGGAAGGGCGCATCATTTTCGCCACATTTGCATCAAACATCCACCGTCTTCAACAGGTGACAGAAGCAGCCGTCGCCAACAACCGAAAAATCGCTGTCTTCGGCCGCAGCATGGAAGCGGCGATTGAAATCGGACAAGACCTCGGCTATATCAAATGCCCGAAAGGCACGTTCGTCGACGCGAACGAAATCAACCGCCTGCCGGCCAACCGGGTGACGATTTTATGCACCGGCAGCCAAGGGGAGCCGATGGCCGCCTTGTCGCGCATTGCCAACGGCACGCACCGGCAAATTCAAATCATCCCGGGCGACACGGTCGTCTTTTCCTCATCGCCGATCCCGGGCAACACGGTGAGCGTCAACCGGACGATCAACATGCTGTACCGAGCCGGCGCAGAGGTGATTCATGGCCCGCTCAACGACATCCATACGTCCGGCCACGGCGGGCAGGAAGAACAAAAATTGATGATCCGGCTGATGAAGCCGAAATATTTCATGCCGATCCACGGCGAATACCGGATGCAAAAAATGCATGCCAAGCTCGCCATTGACTGCGGCGTGCCGGAGGAAAACTGCTTTATCATGGACAACGGCGAAGTGCTTGGCATCAGCGACAAAGAAGCGCGCATCGTCGGCAAGATCCCGTCCGGCTCCGTCTACATCGACGGCAGCGGCGTCGGCGACATCGGCAACATCGTCCTGCGCGACCGCCGCATTTTATCCGAAGAAGGGCTCGTGATTGTCGTCGTCAGCATCAACATGAAAGAGTTCAAAATCGCCGCCGGCCCGGATATCATCTCTCGCGGCTTCGTCTATATGCGCGAGTCAGGTGATTTGATCAGCGAAGCGCAGGTGTTGATCACGAAACATCTCGAAAAAGTGCTGGAACGAAAAACGAACCAATGGGCGGAAATCAAAAACGAAATTACGGAAACGCTCGCTCCGTTCTTGTACGAGCGGACAAAACGGCGGCCAATGATTTTGCCGATCATCATGGAAATCTAAAGAAAAAGGGCGTCCTTGCAAAAGGATGCCCTTTTTCCGTCATCATCATGCACAAGCCTCCTGCCAACTGTCAACCAACGACTTCTTCCTCGAATCGGTCAATGTCGCTGTCAGCGCCGATGACGACCAACACGTCGCCTTTGCGGATGATTTCCGAGGCGAGCGGCGAAACGATGACGCTTGCCCCGCGCTTAATGGCGACGATGTTGATGCCGTAGCGGGCGCGGATGTCAAGCTCCAAAAGCGAATGGCCGTCCAACCGCTCGCTTGCCACGATTTCGACAATGCTGTATTTGTCCGACAGCTCCAGATAATCTAAGACGTTATTGGAAATCAAATTGTGGGCGATCCGCTCGCCCATGTCCCGCTCTGGATGCACGATTTGATCAGCACCGATTTTTTTCAGCACTTTCTCATGGTAATCGTTCGTCGCCTTGACCGTAATATGGTGGACGCCGAGCTCTTTTAAAATCAGCGTCGTCAAAATGCTCGCCTGGATGTTGTCGCCGATCGCGACAATGACATGATCGAAGTTGCGGATGCCTAAGCTTTTCAACACGTTTTCATCGGTCGTGTCGCCGACGACGGCGTGCGAAGCGATCGAGGCAAATTCGTTTACCCGGTCTTCATCAATATCGATAGCCAATACTTCCATCCCTTGTTCGCTCAGCGTCCGGCAGATGCTGCCGCCAAAACGCCCGAGGCCGATGACAGCAAACTGTTTCTTTTTCATTGCCACTCCTCCATCGTTGATCAAGCATGGTCCTTCCCCTTATTTTAGCAAAAAAGAAAAAGGAACGAAAACAGTCTTCGTTCCCTTTCCGCCATTCCTTTACGCTATGCGATTTCACCATTTCGCCAAAAACGGGCTGCCAGCGCACAGCCCGAACGTTCGATCATTAGCGAAGTTTTTCTTCGACTTTTTGGCAAATCTCGTCCGCGGTGAGCCCACTCGCTTCAATGACCGGACCGGACGTTACGATGTTGTGAATGCCGGCGATATTGGCGTCCAGGCCGGTAATGACGCAGCAGTCGCAACCTCTTGCGTCTTGCTCCCCACGGAGCGGTACAACGTCATGCCCTCTTTCTCTCAACGCCTCTTGCACATCAGTCAGCGATGGCTCAACACCAATTTTCGCCATCCCACTCCACCTCCTCACACATATAATGTGCCTTGTCAGAGGTGGAACTATACTTCCGAATTCCCCTTCCAGGAAAAATAGTCGATCAAAAAAGCAATGGCGCGGTCGATCGCTTCCTCGTTCGGAGCCAGTTTTGCATGGTGCAGCCCGTATGGCGAATCAACGCCAAGCCAAAACATAAAACCCGGAATGTCCGCCAACATGTAGCCGAAATCTTCACCGGTCATCGCCTCTTTGCAACCGATGACATTCACGCCGCCGTGCGCCTCAGCAAACTTCATAAATTCCGCTGTCAGCTCCGGATCGTTGTACACTTGATGGTACATAGCCCCGTAATCAATGGTGGCTTCACATTCGTACGCGACTTCAATGCCATGCACCATCGCTTCAATCCGCCGCTTCACCTTCTGCATCACCGCAGCCGACAGCGTCCGAATCGTCCCCTCGAGCCGAGCGCGCTCGGCGATGACGTTTTGCACCGTCCCGCCGATAATTTTTCCGATCGTAATGACCGCGCTGTCAAGCGGGTCGACGTTGCGGGCGACAATCGACTGCAGCTGCGTCACCAATGCACAAGCGGCGACGACCATGTCATTCGCCAAATGCGGAAACGCCGCGTGGCCGCCTTTTCCCTCCAAGTCGATAAACAGCTCCGACGTATTGGCAAACAGCAGCCCTTCTTTCGTTGCGATCGTGCCGACCGGATATTCCGGGGCAATATGCAGGGCGACGATCATATCCGGCTTCCATTCCTGCATGATGTCGCTTTCGACCATCGGCTTTGCCCCGCCCGGCCCTTCCTCAGCCGGCTGGAAAATAAACAGCAAGTCATCTTGCAGCGGATGATGAGCAAAATGGGTGAGCACGCCAAGGGCGATGCTCATATGGACATCGTGGCCGCACGCATGCATGCAGCCTTCATGCTTCGACCGATACGGCAAGCCCGTCTCCTCGCGAATCGGCAGCCCATCCATATCGGCGCGGTAGCCGATCGTTTTGCGCGGTGATGTTCCGTTGACTTTGACAAAAATCCCGGTTTTCCACGTCCGGACTTGAAGCCGCTCTTGCGGCAACGATTGGATATAGCGAAGCAAATAGTGCTGCGTCTTAAACTCTTGAAACCCAAGCTCCGGGATTTGATGCAAGTCGCGGCGAATGGCGACAAATGGGCTGATCGCTTCCATCTTCTCTCCTCCATGGGCAAAAAAGCTGTCCTCGTAAAGGGACAGCCTTTCGTGTGATTATAATTGGCGAAGCTCCTGTTTGATCTCCGTTTTCGCCCGCGTTTGCTCGTCGATTTGCTTAATGACGCGCGCCGGCACGCCGGCGACCACCGTATACGGCGGCACGTCTTCGACGACGACCGCGCCCGCAGCGACGACCGCCCCTTTGCCGACGGTGACGCCTTCTAAAATGACGGCGTTCGCCCCGACAAGCACATCATCTTCAATGACAACCGGCTTGGCCGATGGCGGCTCGATCACGCCGGCCAGCACGGCACCGGCGCCGATATGGCAGTTTTTCCCGACCGTCGCCCGGCCGCCGAGCACGGCGTTCATGTCGATCATCGTTCCTTCGCCGACGACGGCGCCGATGTTGATCACCGCTCCCATCATAATGACGGCGTTGTCGCCGATTTCGACATGATCACGGATGATCGCGCCCGGCTCGATGCGCGCCTTGATGCCTTTCAAATCCAAGAGCGGAATGGCCGAGTTGCGGCGGTCGTTCTCGACAACATAGTCCTCGATTTTGTCTTGATTCGCCTCGATGGCGGCTTGAATGTCTTGCCACTCGCCAAACACGATGCCGACGTTGCCGGTCATAAACGTTTTCGCGCTTGGGCCGAAATCGATGCCATCAAGATCCCCTTTTATGTATACTTTCACAGGCGTTGATTTTTTGCTGTTTTGAATAAACGAAATGATTTCATTGGCGTCCATCATCTTCATGGGCGACATCCTCCTTTGCATCTGTATTCTTTTTTACTTTAGCAAAACAGAGATCATCGTGACAAGCATAAATTCATGGGACAAAATGTTGCAGCACCTTCTCGAAGGCTTGTACTTGCGGAAGCTGCCATGCCGCTTCCGAGCTGATCAGCCATGTATCTCTCGTCATTGGCTCACCATGCTTATTTTTTAACGGTATCATATGAACAAGATGTTGTTCCCGGTCATCTAAAGCGATTTCCGGTAAAATCGCATAACCAACGCCATGATAAGCAAGCTGTTTGCATGTTTCAATTTGGTCGACCATCACCGTGCGCGCGGGCAAGGCTTGAAATTGCTCATGCCACCATTGTTGAATATGCAGCGAATAGGTGGAATCGCTTTTAAATTGAATAAACGGGCGTTCGGTATGGCGCAACTGCTCCAAAGAGTGAATTTCCTGGTCTACTAAATAGAGCTGATCGGTAAATAGCCGCGTCGCGATCCCGCTCCAGTTGGGCTCTCCGCGAACAATCCCAAGCTGAAACCGATTTTCATACATGTGGCTTAGGACTTCACTTGTCCATCCTGTCGTCAACGAAACGTTGACATCCGGATATAACTTGATGAATGTTTTTAAAACGGGGGGCAGCCAATGCTGGGCAACAATGGAAGTGACCGCTATCGTTAACGTCCCGCTGATTTGTCCGACCCGTTGTTTGATCTCTTCTTTTACTCGATTCGTTTTCTGCACGATCTCTTTCGCCAGTTGGACAATTTTTTCCCCCTCTGGCGTTAACAGCAACCCTCGCGGAGACCGGATAAATATTTTCGCATTCCAGCTCGCTTCGATCGCCTGCAGCCGTTGAGACAACGCCGACTGCGTCACATACAGCCGAGCTGCCGCTTTTCTCATATTTAATTCTTCCGCCAAAACGGCGAGGACTTCATACTCTGAAGTATTCAAAACGACCATCCTTTTGATAAGCTTTTCTTATCATTTTCGTCCATTTTTTTAATATTTCCTTATTATTATAACATAAATAAAATAGTTGTAGAACGCTTGTCGAAAGGAGATCTCTACATGGACTGGATGCTGTTTGTCCTCGTTGGGTTTGCTGCCTCATTCGTTGGTACATTAGCTGGCGGCGGCGGTTTCATTGGCATGCCCGTTCTGCTTATGCTCGGTGTTCCCATCCATCAAGCCATTTCCTCCGCCAAGTTTTCCAATACCATCAGCTCGTTTTCCAGCTTCTTCGTCTTGTTTCGCCGGCAAACCATTCACGGGAAACAACTGCTTCCGATCATCCCGATCAGCCTCGGCGGGGGAGCCGCAGGTGGGGCCATCGCCTCGCTGTTGTCTGAACGAACGATGACCATTATCGCGATCATGTTGCTGTTGTTTGCCCTAGGCTTGCAATTTTTCAAAAAAAAGCCCAAATCATCGGCAACGGCCCCTGCTCTCCCAAAAACCTTCTATCCGGTTTTGTATGGCATTAGCGTCTATGATGGCATGTTTGGCCCCGGCCAAGCCACCATGCTCATGTATGCCTACTTGCGCGCCGGCATGGATTATTTATCGGCCATGGCGCTGACAAGATTCCAAACATTCATTAGCTGTTTTGGCGCACTGGCGTCTTATCTATACAGCGGCCATGTGAACTGGCACATCGCTCCGTTCTTGGCGATGGGATCATTGATCGGCGCCCAAGCATCGGTCCGGGTCGCACAAAAACTGAAACAACATCAGCTGCGCTTGATATTGCACACGATTACTTTTCTGCTCATTGTTCAGCTTCTTTTCGGCCTGGCTTCCGGCCGCCATTAGACCTCTGCAGCCGTTTATTCAGTTGTTTCAGTATTTCCCGGCGAGTGAAAATGCCTGCAAAATAACCATCGTCATTTTCCACACAGACAAACGGATGGTTGACAATCAGCCCGATGGCCTTCGTCAGGCTGTCGTTAAGCCGCAGGCGCGGAATGTTTCGGTTCATCACTTCTTCCACCTTCATCGTCTCGAGCCGTTCAAATTCGATGCGCTCCAATCCTAAAATCGCATCCATCATCATCGTCATGCTGATCAGCCCGTGAAGCTTATAAGATGTGTCCAATACCGGAATCGCCGAATAGCCGGTTTTCGTCAAGACGAGCAGCGCATGGTCCAAATAATTTCCCGGCTGCACATGCGCCACTTTATCCGCCGGAATCAGAAAGGACTTCACAGTCATTTGCATGAAATCATTGTGTTCCCATGTCATGCCGATGTCCCGCCTTTCTTCTGCATCTTCTCCTCTCCACACTGTTATCATACCATAAAAAAGACTATCGCTTCCTGCGATAGCGATAGCGCACAATGACTTTTATCCTTCCTCTGTCAACAGGCGGTCGTATAAACGCAACAGCTGCCGGTGCCGGTGTTCATCGACCGCCTTGTCTCCGTTTTCGATATCCGCCAGCTCGGAGCGGATGAGTTCAAGTGCATATTGCTGGCTGAACAAAACGTCAAGCAATAACGCCGCCTCCTCGTCTGACAGCCTCGGCAGCAACCGCTTGGCCATCCTCATTCCCCCTTTGCCTCTTCCGCTTCCATATATATTCGCTGGCAAAGGAAAAAAGTCGTGGAAAAAACCGTCATTTCGAGACGATCAAAAAACGGTTTTCTTTCCTTAAAGCAGACAGATGCGTAATATTTTGTGCATGGCAGCCATCAAAAAAGGTGCCCCCTCTGTTGGGACACCTTCTGCTCAATAATATCGAAGCGCCAAATAACCGATGGCAAACACAGCGAGCAAGACGGCGAGCACATACGCAAGCAATATTGGGTTGCGCAAATAGGCATGCTCCTCAACCGCTTTCGGGATCGGTCCGTCAAGCTCTCCTTGCCATCGCTGCTGGCGGCCGAGGCGGACCGTATAAACGAATCCGATGACCGCAATCAATACAGAGAGGATCGATAATACGAAAATCAGCTGTGCCATATGTTTCACCTCATGCTTACTTTTCCGCAATGAGGCGATTTTATGCAGTCAATAATGGGCGTCATGCTCGAACAAGTAGCTGTACGACAAGTCGATAAACAAATAATGGCGCTCATCGATCGGATACGAATACGTCCGGATCGTTTCCCCTGTTTCAATATCCGTGTATAAATCGGACAAAATCCCTCTTCGACGCGAGCGCATCCGAATAATGTTTTCCAAAAAATACGGGCGCCAGCTCCAGTTTTTCATATAATATTGCGGCTGAAGCTCCCATCGGGCGCCGCGCTTGAACATATTGCCCGATTGCTGGAAGCCGTCCTCATCACAAACATAAATGCGGAAGCAAACATCGTCGAGCTCGCCGGCCAACAGGGAAATGAGCTCGTTAAAATCGGCGGCTTTTTTGTATTTGCCAAGCAACGCGCTGATCCGCTGCTGAAACTGCTCAGCAATTTGATACAGCGTTTCAAGCTTTTTCTTCTCCTGCTGGATGAAGCGATGGCACTCTTGGCGGAGCAAGTCTTTCAGCAAATCGCGCGGCACGACCTCAGGAGCCGGCTTGGCCAAATAATACCCTTGATAATAGCGGCCGCCATGCCGCCAAGCATACTGAAGTTGAAACGACGTTTCGATGTCCTCATACAACAACGTCGCGCCAATTTTACGCGCCAACAACGAAATCGAGTGAACGATTTCTTGGTATGCTTGGTGGACAGATGTTTTCCGCAATTCGCGCAAATCGATTTTTAAAATGTCAGGCGACAAGACGCCAATCCGCTCAAGATGAATGCTATGTTCAGCGATGTTGTCGACCGCCACCTTAACGCCGTATGTACGAAGATACGTCAATAAATGGCTGAGCTGATCGACGTCTCCTTTGAAATGCTGCTCATTGATTTCCAAAATAATGCGGCTAAGCGCCAACCCTTTCGCTTCATAGGTGAGAAGCAGCTGCAAAAACGATTCGCCGCGGTCAAGCATCAGCAAGTTGGCGTCGCGGTTTAAAAAAATGAGCAGCGTTTGATCATCAAGCGACAGAAAATAGTCGAGCGCCTTTTTTGTGATCACATCATCCACTTCGATGCGAAATTCTTCTGGAATGGTTTCATCGTGAAAAAACGGCCCAAGACTGACCGGCCCTGTTTCCGTTTGAAACCGACCGAGTACTTCATAGCCAATAACTCCATGCTCGTCAGCGCTGAAGATCGGCTGATAGTGGGGGATCACCTGCGGCAAGTTGGCCATAACGTCTAATGCATCCATCGCGCTCACCTCATTTTGTCAACCCTCTCTGCCTCTATTATAGCATAACTGTCCCAATCCCCCGCGCAAAAAAGCGGATTCCTTGCCATACAAGGAATCCGCTCGCACCCAAGGACCGTTTGCAACCAAACAAGAGCGATTTTTCCTAAACGCCTCCTTTTCACCGCAGAGGCGCAGGTCTTGCCGCAAGGTTCTTCGCAGCAAATGTTGCTAAAACGGACGCCGATTCAGCCATTGACCGCCGTCGACGGTGATGCAGGCACCGTTGATGTAAGCGGCTTCATCCGAAAGCAAAAACGAAGCGACCGCCGCGATCTCTTCCGGCGTTCCGAGCCGCCCAAGCGGCACGCTTTCCAACGTCATCCGCTCCGCTTCTTCCGACTCCCAAAGGCGTTCCGCCCCTCCTGTGCGCTCGATCGGCCCCGGAGCGATGGCATTGACGCGGAATCCGTATTTCTTCCCCCACTCGACCGCGAGCGTGCGCGTCATCGCCAACACTCCGGCTTTGGCGCAGGCGGAATGAATGACCCCGGCGCCGGCATGCCAAGCGTACGTCGCGATAATGTTGATGATGTTGCCTTTCAAACCGCGTTGAATCCAGTAGTTGCCAACTTCCCGACTGCAGTAAAACGTGCCGTTCAACACAATATTGATGACGCTGTTCCAACCGTTGATGGACAACTTTTCCGCCGGGCAGATAAAATTGCCGGCCGCATTGTTGATAAGGGCATCGATGCGGCCGAATTCCGCATCAGTTCGCTCCACCATGTGCGCCACTTGTTCCGGGTTGCGCACATCCATCGGGATCGTAAGCACTTTCCCTCCATCCGGCGCGGCGATTTCCCGCTTGGCCTCTTCAAGCGCCTCGGCCCGCCTTCCCGTAATGACGACGTTTGCCCCCTCAGAAACAAACCGCTTCGCCATATATTTCCCCATTCCGCTCGACCCGCCGGTTACAATAATGACTTTTCCATTCATCTTTTTCTCCCCCTATGAGTGATGATTCATTCATATTTTTATCATACTACATGATTATGGAATATTCGATATTTTTTATAAGTAAAATGTTTGTGGGAGAAAAAAACAGGTTCCTGATTGGGCATAATAAAGAACCTGGCGGATATGTAAGCAAAATCGATGAAACGATGTCCTCCAACAGGGCAGACATCAGGTCAGCGAAAATGTTCTGTAAGGCACGGAATCACTCCATCTCCATCTCTTTCAATGTCAAGGATTTGGTGATACAATGTTGTTGAAATTCCATGGGCTCTCTCCCTCCTAATTCTTGGTTGTTTTTCGCCAATCACCATCATAGCAGAGAGAGTCCTTTTTGCATATGTTTTGCTTTTCACCCTGCCACGCTTCGCCTGATAGCCCCAACGAGCGTTGTGAACAAACGTCTGCAACTCTCATCGGAGATCATTCTGGAATTTCACCCACAACTATTTTCCCCACACAGAAGTGGGTTTTCTCGCTCGCATTTCTTAGTAAATGGAATATTCGAACATCTTAGTCCTCCTATTGTCCTTCTCCCTCTTTTTTCGTTATAATAGAGCTGCTTGTGAAAGGACGGCGAAACGATGCACCATATTGAAACAACCAAACTAAGCCGGCGCGCTTTTTTGAAAAAGCTGACGCGCACAAGTTTCAGTGCAGCGCTGATGATGGCGGCCACCTATGGCTACGCGCGTTGGATTGAACCGGCTGAGCTGACCGTGACGCACCATGCGCTGTCGCATCCGCTCATCCCAAAGTCGTTTGCCGGCGTCAAGTTGTTGCAGTTTAGCGATCTTCATCTCGGCCATTATTATGGTTTGGAACGCTTTTACCGCATTATCGGCCGCATCAACGAACTCAGGCCCGATCTTGTCGTCTTCACGGGCGACTTGCTTCATGAAGCAAATCGGTATCCGCACGCTGACGCGGTCGCTGAGGCGTTGGCCGGCATCCGCGCCCCGCTCGGGAAATTCAGCATATACGGAAACCATGACCACGGCGGCTACGGAACAGATATTTACCGCCGACTGATGGAACGGGCGGGCTTCCGGCTTTTGGTCAACGAGCACGTCCTTGTGCGCCGCGGGCAGGACGCCATCGCCATCGCCGGCAGTGATGATCTAATGCTCGGCCGGCCGAATTGGGCCAAAATGATCGCCGGCGTCCCCCGAGCTACGTACACGATCGCTCTCGTTCATGAACCGGACAGCGCTCTTGAGA
Protein-coding regions in this window:
- a CDS encoding peptide deformylase — its product is MTTGEGCLSVDATCRVCAALCPHHCHRDDDRREEVTLRLKGLPAIVFQHEIDHLNGIMFYDRINPDDPFQVPDGAIPIGR
- a CDS encoding DNA-dependent RNA polymerase subunit epsilon; the encoded protein is MIFKVFYQENADEVPVREKTKTLYIEAESERDVRRKLEDRPINIEYIQPLEGAHLEYEKKSRTFKYWRFHHEAVS
- a CDS encoding potassium channel family protein — encoded protein: MKKKQFAVIGLGRFGGSICRTLSEQGMEVLAIDIDEDRVNEFASIASHAVVGDTTDENVLKSLGIRNFDHVIVAIGDNIQASILTTLILKELGVHHITVKATNDYHEKVLKKIGADQIVHPERDMGERIAHNLISNNVLDYLELSDKYSIVEIVASERLDGHSLLELDIRARYGINIVAIKRGASVIVSPLASEIIRKGDVLVVIGADSDIDRFEEEVVG
- a CDS encoding YkuS family protein, which gives rise to MAKIGVEPSLTDVQEALRERGHDVVPLRGEQDARGCDCCVITGLDANIAGIHNIVTSGPVIEASGLTADEICQKVEEKLR
- a CDS encoding N-acetyldiaminopimelate deacetylase, with the protein product MEAISPFVAIRRDLHQIPELGFQEFKTQHYLLRYIQSLPQERLQVRTWKTGIFVKVNGTSPRKTIGYRADMDGLPIREETGLPYRSKHEGCMHACGHDVHMSIALGVLTHFAHHPLQDDLLFIFQPAEEGPGGAKPMVESDIMQEWKPDMIVALHIAPEYPVGTIATKEGLLFANTSELFIDLEGKGGHAAFPHLANDMVVAACALVTQLQSIVARNVDPLDSAVITIGKIIGGTVQNVIAERARLEGTIRTLSAAVMQKVKRRIEAMVHGIEVAYECEATIDYGAMYHQVYNDPELTAEFMKFAEAHGGVNVIGCKEAMTGEDFGYMLADIPGFMFWLGVDSPYGLHHAKLAPNEEAIDRAIAFLIDYFSWKGNSEV
- the dapD gene encoding 2,3,4,5-tetrahydropyridine-2,6-dicarboxylate N-acetyltransferase translates to MKMMDANEIISFIQNSKKSTPVKVYIKGDLDGIDFGPSAKTFMTGNVGIVFGEWQDIQAAIEANQDKIEDYVVENDRRNSAIPLLDLKGIKARIEPGAIIRDHVEIGDNAVIMMGAVINIGAVVGEGTMIDMNAVLGGRATVGKNCHIGAGAVLAGVIEPPSAKPVVIEDDVLVGANAVILEGVTVGKGAVVAAGAVVVEDVPPYTVVAGVPARVIKQIDEQTRAKTEIKQELRQL
- a CDS encoding LysR family transcriptional regulator, with translation MNTSEYEVLAVLAEELNMRKAAARLYVTQSALSQRLQAIEASWNAKIFIRSPRGLLLTPEGEKIVQLAKEIVQKTNRVKEEIKQRVGQISGTLTIAVTSIVAQHWLPPVLKTFIKLYPDVNVSLTTGWTSEVLSHMYENRFQLGIVRGEPNWSGIATRLFTDQLYLVDQEIHSLEQLRHTERPFIQFKSDSTYSLHIQQWWHEQFQALPARTVMVDQIETCKQLAYHGVGYAILPEIALDDREQHLVHMIPLKNKHGEPMTRDTWLISSEAAWQLPQVQAFEKVLQHFVP
- a CDS encoding sulfite exporter TauE/SafE family protein, whose protein sequence is MDWMLFVLVGFAASFVGTLAGGGGFIGMPVLLMLGVPIHQAISSAKFSNTISSFSSFFVLFRRQTIHGKQLLPIIPISLGGGAAGGAIASLLSERTMTIIAIMLLLFALGLQFFKKKPKSSATAPALPKTFYPVLYGISVYDGMFGPGQATMLMYAYLRAGMDYLSAMALTRFQTFISCFGALASYLYSGHVNWHIAPFLAMGSLIGAQASVRVAQKLKQHQLRLILHTITFLLIVQLLFGLASGRH
- the cbpB gene encoding cyclic-di-AMP-binding protein CbpB; this translates as MTWEHNDFMQMTVKSFLIPADKVAHVQPGNYLDHALLVLTKTGYSAIPVLDTSYKLHGLISMTMMMDAILGLERIEFERLETMKVEEVMNRNIPRLRLNDSLTKAIGLIVNHPFVCVENDDGYFAGIFTRREILKQLNKRLQRSNGGRKPGRKEAEQ
- the abbA gene encoding antirepressor AbbA → MAKRLLPRLSDEEAALLLDVLFSQQYALELIRSELADIENGDKAVDEHRHRQLLRLYDRLLTEEG